The Tenebrio molitor chromosome 5, icTenMoli1.1, whole genome shotgun sequence genome has a segment encoding these proteins:
- the LOC138130748 gene encoding uncharacterized protein isoform X4 has protein sequence MSKNDIQDPLNKISSAVSERDKRVWQNAAHSICNLLTTATRHFSQKYYQSAGIKKQTEKLKSKIARLKTATSDKQKENKILEGQLADLTNSLSMYVCFLIKKCFYKFGCSQRETLTASEQSVLVQKSLKENLVQEANEMRKKYAATLEMYDDELRDYRAVYENASKSYKDLKTQQIELKKLEIEKMDLDTKIENLEKIQEQFKDIQERIFQQTIVRFAEFYCLYHKREKICLEVQEKKKEEQQLLKQHLQLSEAVKQKQRKKSELNRARTTHNSSTSVEKASQENERRSKESNELITEKLRKFLDEDLKPCSLTSFSASQRVLNFNKDNSKVKILDVKMMAPSKITTVKKPNFDLRKKMVDIMESTKKEALRNNSFQISPFGSQQSQEGMPEEPQQSQNKTKEVTPTGSQHSAVNSKVNLKSGGSQHSQPGGVTVSSAKQEEKPLTPKDIATGSILKPPSQVITEKIDVTKQENVSKFFNPKKKTVTFQSETRKEAPQATPNSFQLFGGKENDKVEVFQSVKDVELFPKSFFFKNDGPLKQDEKKVVGSKSKQTAAAAVAAPETETEPTEASNVSYTMETGLTFSTYGGESTDKKTGEDLTFDIFDTSFNRNFGQPPLNVRDNYAEPSESTTFNFLGSQSKNNPFSMF, from the exons atgtcgaaaaacgACATTCAAGATCCCTTGAATAAAATCTCCTCAGCGGTGAGCGAACGTGACAAACGAGTTTGGCAAAACGCTGCTCACAGCATATGTAACTTGCTAACCACCGCAACGCGACACTTCTCTCAAAAATATTATCAATCCGCAGGTATCAAGAAACAAACGGAGAAGCTGAAGAGCAAAATCGCGCGTTTAAAAACGGCAACATCTGACAAACAGAAGGAGAATAAAATTCTGGAAGGTCAATTAGCCGATCTGACCAATTCCCTGTCTATGTACGTATGTttcttgataaaaaaatgtttttataaatttgggTGTAGTCAAAGAGAGACGTTGACCGCAAGCGAGCAGTCGGTGCTCGTTCAGAAATCGTTGAAGGAAAATTTGGTACAAGAAGCGAACGaaatgaggaaaaaatatgCCGCTACGTTGGAGATGTACGACGATGAGCTCCGGGATTACAGAGCGGTGTACGAAAATGCCTCGAAGAGTTACAAAGATTTGAAGACTCAGCAGATCGAGTTGAAAAAACTCGAAATTGAGAAGATGGATTTGGACACGAAAATTGAGAATTTGGAAAAGATACAGGAGCAGTTTAAAGATATACAGGAGCGGATATTTCAACAAACTATAGTCAGATTTGCGGAATTTTACTGTTTGTATCACAAGAGGGAGAAGATATGTTTGGAAGTGCAGGAGAAGAAGAAGGAGGAGCAGCAGCTGCTGAAGCAACATCTTCAGTTGTCAGAAGCAG tgaaacaaaaacaaagaaaaaaatcagagtTGAATAGAGCCAGAACTACGCACAATTCGTCCACCAGTGTGGAAAAAGCTTCGCAAGAAAACGAGAGAAGAAGCAAAGAAAGCAACGAATTGATTACTGAGAAGTTGCGAAAATTTTTGGACGAGGACCTTAAACCTTGCAGTTTAACATCATTCAGTGCCAGTCAGAgagtgttaaattttaataaggaCAATtccaaagtgaaaattttggaCGTTAAAATGATGGCACCATCTAAAATTACCACAGTTAAAAAACCTAATTTCGATTTGAGAAAGAAGATGGTGGACATAATGGAATCGACAAAGAAAGAAGCCTTGAGAAACAATTCTTTCCAAATAAGTCCTTTTGGGTCTCAACAATCTCAAGAAGGGATGCCAGAGGAGCCGCAACAGAgtcaaaacaaaaccaaaGAAGTGACTCCTACTGGGTCGCAGCACTCAGCAGTGAATTCCAAAGTTAACTTGAAATCTGGTGGGTCTCAACACTCTCAACCAGGTGGAGTGACTGTTTCTAGTGCAAAACAAGAGGAAAAACCTTTAACACCAAAAGACATTGCGACTGGCTCGATTTTGAAACCACCGAGTCAAGTAATTACCGAAAAAATTGATGTTACAAAACAGGAAAATGTTTCGAAGTTTTTCAatccaaagaaaaaaactgttacatTCCAAAGTGAAACTAGAAAAGAGGCACCTCAAGCAACGCCCAATAGCTTTCAGTTGTTTGGGGGCAAAGAAAACGACAAGGTCGAGGTTTTCCAAAGTGTCAAAGATGTAGAACTGTTTCCGAAgtcatttttcttcaaaaatgaCGGTCCCCTAAAACAAGACGAAAAGAAAGTGGTTGGGAGCAAGAGCAAACAGACAGCAGCGGCAGCGGTTGCAGCACCTGAG ACTGAAACCGAGCCGACTGAGGCGAGTAATGTTAGTTATACGATGGAAACTGGACTAACGTTTAGCACTTACGGAGGTGAATCTACTGATAAAAAAACTGGAGAag atTTAACTTTTGACATATTCGACACGTCCTTTA ATCGCAATTTTGGCCAACCGCCTCTCAACGTCCGCGACAATTATGCTGAACCTTCCGAAAGTACCACTTTCAACTTTTTGGGTTCGCAAAGTAAAAATAACCCATTCAGCATGTTCTAG